From a region of the Triticum aestivum cultivar Chinese Spring chromosome 7D, IWGSC CS RefSeq v2.1, whole genome shotgun sequence genome:
- the LOC123165091 gene encoding NF-X1-type zinc finger protein NFXL1: protein MQPSTARRRGPDAPFSRGVWRPRSAAPAAEAPAPAAYAPPHHRDSTAPLLPLPNPTPNPASDTRPPRRRQRRPNHNDGRAPPPHERAPPSAPAPRQMRANAPAYAPAPAPPAAAGGGAVPQLVQEIQDKLARGAVECMICYDMVRRSAPVWSCGSCFAIFHLPCIRRWARSPASASDDPASDSWRCPGCQSVQDVPARDIAYTCFCRRRRDPPNDLYLTPHSCGEPCSKPLDRADPAAAKGDDDDVAARCPHACVLQCHPGPCPPCKAFAPERPCPCGKQSITRRCADRSTPVTCGQRCERLLPCRRHHCDKVCHTGPCGECEVDYPALCFCGKKTETLLCGEMVLKGKLSDKDGVFSCSEVCSHNLACGNHACQDVCHPGPCGECELMPAKVTTCHCGKTRLQEKRASCLDPIATCDKVCDKILPCGVHRCKGTCHEGECPPCLVRVEQRCRCGSSGQMVECYKVSKEEFRCNKPCGRKKNCGRHRCRECCCPLSKPFAQHEGESMDPHFCQIPCGKKLRCGQHGCQHLCHSGHCDPCRETIFNDLTCACGRSSIPPPQPCGTPTPSCPHQCIVPQPCGHPASHQCHFGDCPPCVVSVMRECVGGHVMLRNIPCGSKDIRCNQPCGKNRQCGLHACARPCHPSPCDPPPANGEASSSSGGKVSCGQLCGVPRRECKHTCNAPCHPSSPCPDVRCEHRATITCSCGRISTTVPCSAGGAYNGDSTFDISVMQQPPMALQPVESNGKRVPLGQRKLCCDEECAKVERKRVLAEAFDITQPNLDALHFGENSNASDLVSDLFRREPKWVLAIEERCKFLVLGKTRGNSSSNMKFHVFCHMMKDKRDAIRLIADRWKLSVQAVGWEPKRFVTVHVTPKSKVPARVLGSKPGVPVSAAHPYFDPMVDMDPRLVVAMLDLPRDADVNSLVLRFGGECELVWLNDKNAAAVFSDPARAATALRRLDYGSAYQGAAMFCPSSITQASLSSNVWVGAPRDGGLAAMSSASPWKKDSPSELKPNPPAMMTVLGRAPGTSVLGHAPGSVWKPAVQVTSSNRWNALESDAATSSGPTDKPKPPLRTDMGSSTSAPRVGAGSSAEPSAGQSVSKLQPDFEVEDWEEIE from the coding sequence GCGCCCTTCTCCCGCGGCGTATGGCGGCCCCGATCCGCCGCACCCGCCGCGGAGGCCCCTGCCCCCGCCGCCTACGCGCCTCCCCACCACCGCGACAGCACCGCCCCGCTCCTGCCCCTCCCCAACCCCACCCCCAACCCTGCCTCGGAcacccgcccgccccgccgccgccagcgccgcccgaACCACAACGacggccgcgccccgccgccgcacgaGAGGGCTCCCCCGTCCGCGCCCGCGCCGCGGCAGATGAGGGCGAACGCGCCCGCCtacgcgcccgcgcccgcgccgccggcggcggcggggggcggggcgGTGCCGCAGCTGGTGCAGGAGATCCAGGACAAGCTGGCGCGGGGGGCGGTGGAGTGCATGATCTGCTACGACATGGTGCGCCGCTCCGCCCCCGTCTGGTCCTGCGGCAGCTGCTTCGCCATCTTCCACCTCCCCTGCATCCGCAGGTGGGCCCGCTCCCCGGCCTCCGCCTCCGACGACCCGGCCTCCGACTCGTGGCGCTGCCCCGGCTGCCAGTCCGTGCAGGACGTCCCCGCCCGCGACATCGCCTACACCTGCTTCTGCCggcgccgccgcgacccgccaaaCGACCTCTACCTCACCCCGCACTCGTGCGGCGAGCCGTGCTCCAAGCCGCTCGACAGAGCAGACCCTGCCGCCGCCAAgggcgatgatgatgatgtcgcCGCCAGGTGCCCGCACGCCTGCGTCCTGCAGTGCCACCCTGGGCCGTGCCCGCCCTGCAAGGCGTTTGCTCCGGAGCGCCCGTGCCCTTGCGGCAAGCAGTCTATCACCCGTCGCTGCGCCGACCGGAGCACGCCTGTCACGTGTGGGCAGCGGTGCGAGAGGCTGCTACCCTGCAGGAGGCACCATTGCGACAAGGTCTGCCACACCGGCCCGTGCGGGGAATGCGAGGTTGACTACCCTGCACTGTGCTTCTGTGGCAAGAAAACAGAGACATTGTTGTGCGGCGAGATGGTGCTCAAAGGGAAGCTGTCGGACAAGGATGGGGTGTTCTCTTGCAGCGAGGTTTGCAGCCACAATCTGGCATGCGGCAATCATGCCTGCCAGGATGTTTGCCACCCAGGGCCATGCGGAGAGTGCGAGCTTATGCCAGCAAAGGTCACCACATGCCATTGTGGCAAGACAAGGCTGCAGGAGAAGAGGGCTAGCTGCTTGGACCCAATAGCCACCTGTGACAAGGTGTGCGACAAGATATTGCCGTGTGGAGTGCATAGGTGCAAGGGCACGTGCCACGAAGGAGAGTGCCCACCGTGCTTGGTGCGTGTCGAGCAGAGGTGCCGCTGTGGCTCATCAGGCCAGATGGTGGAGTGCTACAAGGTCTCCAAGGAAGAGTTCCGTTGCAACAAGCCTTGTGGCCGCAAGAAGAACTGCGGGAGGCACAGGTGCAGAGAGTGCTGTTGCCCGCTGTCGAAGCCATTTGCTCAGCATGAAGGCGAGAGCATGGATCCCCACTTCTGCCAGATACCATGTGGCAAGAAGCTCCGGTGTGGACAGCATGGATGCCAGCATCTCTGCCACAGCGGTCACTGCGACCCTTGCCGTGAGACCATATTCAATGATCTCACTTGTGCGTGTGGCAGGTCATCTATTCCGCCACCGCAGCCTTGCGGCACACCAACTCCATCATGCCCACACCAGTGCATTGTCCCTCAGCCTTGCGGGCATCCAGCTTCGCACCAATGCCATTTTGGGGACTGCCCACCTTGTGTTGTGTCAGTAATGAGAGAATGTGTTGGGGGACATGTGATGTTAAGAAACATCCCTTGTGGTTCAAAGGATATCAGATGCAACCAGCCCTGTGGAAAGAACCGTCAATGTGGATTGCATGCTTGTGCCAGGCCTTGCCATCCTTCCCCTTGTGATCCACCGCCTGCAAATGGAGAAGCTAGTTCAAGCTCTGGGGGCAAAGTTTCATGTGGACAATTATGTGGTGTCCCAAGGAGGGAATGCAAGCACACTTGCAACGCCCCATGCCACCCATCGTCGCCTTGTCCAGACGTGAGATGTGAACATCGTGCGACTATTACATGTTCTTGTGGCCGTATCAGTACAACTGTGCCCTGCAGTGCCGGTGGAGCCTACAATGGTGATAGTACATTCGATATCTCCGTCATGCAGCAGCCGCCAATGGCTCTCCAACCAGTGGAATCAAATGGGAAAAGGGTACCTCTTGGGCAGAGGAAACTCTGTTGTGATGAGGAGTGTGCAAAAGTGGAGCGGAAACGAGTCCTTGCTGAAGCTTTCGACATTACCCAGCCCAATCTGGATGCATTGCATTTTGGTGAGAACTCAAATGCGTCGGATTTGGTTTCTGATCTTTTCCGGCGCGAGCCAAAGTGGGTGCTGGCCATAGAGGAGAGGTGCAAGTTCCTTGTCCTTGGGAAAACAAGGGGGAATTCTTCAAGCAACATGAAGTTCCATGTCTTCTGTCACATGATGAAGGATAAGAGAGATGCTATCAGGCTCATTGCAGATAGGTGGAAGCTTTCTGTCCAGGCAGTTGGTTGGGAGCCAAAGCGTTTTGTTACCGTCCATGTGACACCCAAGTCTAAGGTTCCTGCTCGTGTTCTGGGCTCCAAGCCTGGTGTCCCTGTCTCGGCGGCCCATCCTTACTTTGACCCCATGGTGGACATGGATCCGAGGCTCGTCGTCGCAATGCTGGACCTGCCAAGGGATGCTGATGTTAACTCTCTAGTGTTAAGGTTTGGTGGGGAGTGTGAATTGGTTTGGCTGAATGACAAGAATGCTGCTGCAGTCTTCAGTGATCCAGCTAGAGCTGCAACGGCCCTGAGGCGGCTCGATTATGGGTCTGCTTACCAGGGTGCTGCAATGTTTTGCCCAAGCAGCATCACCCAGGCCTCCTTGTCGAGCAATGTGTGGGTTGGAGCACCGAGAGATGGAGGGTTGGCCGCAATGAGCAGTGCCAGTCCATGGAAGAAGGACTCTCCCTCTGAGCTGAAGCCGAACCCGCCTGCAATGATGACAGTGCTTGGTCGTGCCCCAGGGACAAGTGTGCTTGGTCATGCCCCAGGATCAGTGTGGAAACCTGCTGTTCAGGTCACGAGTTCAAACCGGTGGAATGCTCTGGAGTCTGATGCTGCAACCAGCTCTGGGCCAACCGACAAACCTAAGCCTCCTCTTCGCACTGACATGGGATCCAGCACATCCGCTCCTCGCGTTGGCGCTGGATCCAGCGCAGAACCGAGTGCCGGGCAATCTGTGAGCAAGCTGCAGCCTGACTTTGAAGTGGAAGACTGGGAAGAAATCGAGTGA